The Xyrauchen texanus isolate HMW12.3.18 chromosome 28, RBS_HiC_50CHRs, whole genome shotgun sequence genome has a segment encoding these proteins:
- the LOC127621628 gene encoding transmembrane protein 121-like: MVLPPPDKRHVCLTTFVIMTSMAFMDAYLVEQNQGPRKIGVCIIVLVGDVCFLIVLRYVAVWVGAEVRTARRGYAMILWFLYIFVLEIKLYFVFQNCKADRKSLETVARKALTLLLSICVPGLYLVLVALDNMEYVRTFRRKEDMRGRLFWVALDLLDLLDMQANLWEPQRTGLPIWAEGLMFFYCYILLLILPCVSLSEISVQGDHVSPQKMMLYPLLSLVTINIVTILIRGVNMVLFQDSRVSSIFVGKNVVAIATKACTFLEYRRQLREFPTRENAMGIPMEVQQNSVGHGQALPNATSLPHEPTPGREIMDT, translated from the coding sequence ATGGTGTTGCCACCACCAGACAAGCGGCATGTGTGTCTTACCACCTTCGTCATTATGACTAGTATGGCCTTCATGGATGCCTACCTGGTGGAACAGAACCAGGGTCCACGAAAGATTGGCGTCTGCATAATTGTCCTGGTAGGAGATGTCTGCTTTCTCATAGTCCTCCGCTATGTGGCGGTTTGGGTGGGAGCGGAGGTGCGGACAGCTCGGCGTGGCTATGCCATGATCCTTTGGTTCCTCTATATCTTTGTCCTGGAGATCAAGCTTTACTTTGTCTTCCAGAACTGTAAGGCAGACCGCAAAAGTTTGGAAACAGTTGCCCGGAAGGCTTTGACTCTGTTGTTGTCCATCTGTGTGCCAGGTCTTTACCTGGTTCTGGTGGCCCTGGACAATATGGAATACGTTCGTACCTTTAGGAGAAAGGAGGACATGAGGGGTAGGCTCTTTTGGGTGGCTTTGGACTTGCTCGACCTTTTGGACATGCAAGCAAACCTTTGGGAACCCCAGCGGACGGGTTTGCCAATATGGGCAGAAGGTTTGATGTTCTTCTACTGCTACATTTTGTTGCTGATTCTTCCTTGTGTATCCTTGAGTGAGATTAGCGTACAGGGCGACCACGTGTCTCCCCAGAAAATGATGCTTTATCCTCTCCTCAGTCTGGTCACTATCAACATTGTGACCATCCTTATACGTGGTGTCAACATGGTGCTCTTTCAGGACAGCCGGGTTTCCTCCATTTTCGTCGGCAAGAACGTGGTGGCGATCGCAACCAAGGCGTGTACATTCCTCGAGTATCGAAGGCAGTTGCGGGAATTCCCCACTCGGGAGAATGCAATGGGCATTCCCATGGAAGTCCAGCAGAACTCTGTGGGGCACGGACAAGCTTTACCAAACGCTACAAGCCTCCCACACGAACCTACTCCAGGGCGAGAGATTATGGATACATGA